In one Diceros bicornis minor isolate mBicDic1 chromosome 2, mDicBic1.mat.cur, whole genome shotgun sequence genomic region, the following are encoded:
- the HIGD1A gene encoding HIG1 domain family member 1A, mitochondrial has translation MSTDTDVSLSSYDEDQGSKLIRKAREAPFVPIGMAGFAAIVAYGLYKLKSRGNTKMSVHLIHMRVAAQGFVVGAMTLGMGYSLYQEFWAKPKP, from the exons ATGTCAACTGACACAgatgtttctctttcttcatatGATGAAGATCAGGGATCTAAACTTATCCGAAAAGCTAGAGAGGCACCGTTTGTCCCCATTG GAATGGCGGGCTTTGCAGCAATTGTTGCATATGGATTATATAAATTGAAGAGCAGgggaaatactaaaatgtctGTTCACCTGATCCACATGCGCGTGGCAGCCCAAGGCTTTGTTGTGGGAGCAATGACCCTTG GTATGGGCTATTCCTTGTATCAAGAATTCTGGGCAAAACCAAAACCTTAG